From the genome of Candidatus Electrothrix communis, one region includes:
- a CDS encoding DUF488 domain-containing protein gives MKRETVPVRYPKYYRQRYIMTLLQNLGNDLTGAEFQEVLFLSQRETEISYYDFISSGRGFHSFQAVNDLEVLHESGWLEVENNHIRVLRNLPYEKGLKQAEALKLLFFAKGKKKCPEQQLMFSSSVKQQEEQPAVEGAVLFTIGYEGISFEQYINRLMHQGVRLLCDVRMNPISRKFGFSKGRLSELLPTVGIEYLHIPELGITSGKRKHLHTAADYQHLFADYRKDMSGKKKHLSKLIDLMDQYGRLALTCFERKSSFCHRHCISDYLQKENGLKVVHL, from the coding sequence ATGAAAAGAGAAACTGTTCCAGTTCGTTATCCAAAGTATTACAGGCAGCGTTACATCATGACGCTGTTGCAAAATTTGGGAAATGATCTAACAGGGGCGGAGTTTCAAGAAGTTCTTTTTCTGTCTCAGCGCGAGACAGAAATTTCTTACTATGATTTCATTTCATCTGGTCGGGGTTTTCACTCCTTTCAGGCTGTTAATGATCTTGAGGTTCTACATGAGTCGGGCTGGCTTGAGGTTGAAAATAATCATATAAGGGTGTTGCGTAATCTTCCCTATGAAAAAGGCTTGAAACAGGCCGAGGCTCTGAAGTTACTCTTTTTTGCAAAAGGTAAAAAAAAATGTCCGGAGCAGCAGCTTATGTTCTCAAGCTCTGTTAAACAGCAAGAGGAGCAACCTGCTGTGGAGGGAGCTGTCCTTTTTACAATAGGCTACGAGGGGATATCGTTTGAGCAATATATCAACCGGCTCATGCACCAGGGTGTCCGTTTACTTTGTGACGTCCGAATGAATCCGATCAGCAGGAAGTTCGGCTTCTCAAAAGGACGCTTGTCAGAGTTGCTTCCGACAGTAGGGATCGAATATTTGCATATTCCGGAGTTGGGCATTACGTCCGGCAAAAGAAAACATCTGCATACAGCCGCTGATTATCAACATCTTTTTGCCGACTACAGGAAAGATATGTCGGGGAAAAAGAAGCACCTCTCTAAACTCATTGATCTTATGGATCAGTATGGGAGACTTGCCTTGACCTGCTTTGAACGTAAGTCTTCGTTTTGCCATCGTCACTGTATCAGCGACTATCTTCAAAAAGAGAATGGGTTGAAGGTCGTTCATTTATGA
- a CDS encoding RlmE family RNA methyltransferase: MRKEQDFYFHKAKKENYPARSVFKLEEAQKKHKFLKTKQRVLDLGCHPGSWSLYAAKVVGEKGAVVGVDLQYTDIPTPKDHAEIHWLCYDVYSDELITELRKLWPGFHALISDMAPRTTGNQFSDHQHSLRLCRRALEIADLMLHENGSFYCKVFQGGDFPEFQQECKQRFATIKVVKPQSSRTESREVFLLGRGFKR; this comes from the coding sequence ATGCGTAAAGAACAGGATTTTTATTTTCATAAGGCGAAAAAGGAAAATTATCCGGCCCGTTCGGTGTTTAAACTGGAAGAGGCTCAGAAAAAGCATAAATTTCTCAAGACAAAACAGCGTGTCCTGGATCTGGGGTGCCATCCGGGCAGCTGGAGTCTGTACGCTGCCAAGGTGGTCGGAGAAAAAGGCGCGGTGGTCGGGGTAGATCTCCAGTATACTGATATTCCCACCCCAAAAGACCATGCTGAAATTCATTGGCTCTGTTATGATGTCTACTCCGATGAATTGATCACTGAGCTGCGTAAACTTTGGCCGGGTTTTCACGCCTTGATCAGTGACATGGCACCGCGAACCACAGGGAATCAGTTTTCCGATCATCAGCACTCCCTGCGCCTCTGCCGTCGGGCCTTGGAGATTGCCGATTTGATGCTCCACGAAAACGGCAGCTTTTACTGCAAGGTCTTTCAAGGGGGAGATTTTCCTGAATTTCAGCAGGAATGCAAACAGCGTTTTGCTACGATCAAGGTAGTGAAACCGCAGAGTTCCCGTACTGAGAGTCGGGAGGTTTTTTTGCTGGGGCGTGGGTTTAAGCGGTAG
- a CDS encoding HD domain-containing protein produces the protein MKQTKQHFLSIATIAALFPHDLSEKLALVRRELGGEVYLVGGSVRDLVLGRSSGDLDLTVSRDAEQWAERLRELTGGTYVELGREEDAARVVLRQGLDVDFSSFRAGARSIEEDLHKRDITVNALAVPVHDLLAGRCQEQDRLPVIDPTGGLADLQQQRVRVVTKKSFADDPLRMLRVIRFAAVLGFTVAPDTLEQVRQQRDSIDRVAKERVAYELDLIMASPSAHRAFSEMGACGLLWQILPELQAGQGMDQPASHHLDVFEHCLEALNQMEQILAGLDYYFPESSSVMAKYLQAKHRRVQVKWAALLHDVGKPFTYGINEKKGGRITFYNHDLRGADILTEIARRLRWAKEDTALVARLIGGHMRPFFLANNQRQGTLTLKACLRLVRKIGEHLPGLFLVAMSDALAGKGEASPDDIEQEVAGLFDRLLQVEEKHVTPVRTAPPLITGRDLIEELRLTPGPLFREILEQVEEAHMEHRISTRAEALALAASAAEKKNEKPEHSS, from the coding sequence ATGAAACAAACGAAGCAACATTTCCTTTCTATTGCAACGATAGCAGCCTTGTTTCCCCATGATCTGTCGGAAAAGCTGGCTCTTGTGCGACGTGAACTTGGCGGCGAAGTTTATTTGGTCGGTGGCTCAGTGCGGGATCTCGTTTTAGGAAGGTCTTCGGGAGACCTCGATTTAACCGTATCACGCGATGCCGAGCAATGGGCGGAGCGACTGCGGGAACTCACTGGTGGCACCTATGTGGAGCTGGGCCGAGAGGAAGATGCAGCTCGGGTGGTGCTTCGGCAGGGGCTGGATGTGGATTTTTCTTCGTTTCGCGCCGGAGCACGTTCCATTGAGGAAGATTTACACAAACGGGATATCACGGTCAATGCCTTGGCCGTACCTGTGCATGATCTGCTCGCCGGTCGTTGTCAGGAGCAGGACAGGCTGCCGGTCATTGATCCTACTGGTGGCCTTGCTGATTTGCAACAGCAGCGGGTGCGGGTTGTGACAAAAAAGAGTTTTGCCGATGACCCGCTACGGATGCTGCGGGTCATTCGTTTTGCTGCGGTCCTTGGGTTTACGGTTGCGCCGGATACCTTGGAGCAGGTTCGTCAGCAACGCGACAGTATCGACCGGGTAGCCAAAGAGCGGGTAGCCTATGAGCTGGATTTGATTATGGCCTCGCCCAGTGCGCATCGAGCTTTCAGCGAAATGGGTGCCTGCGGGCTGCTCTGGCAAATCCTGCCGGAGTTGCAGGCAGGGCAGGGTATGGATCAGCCTGCCAGTCATCATCTGGATGTGTTTGAGCATTGCCTGGAGGCCCTGAACCAAATGGAGCAGATTCTTGCCGGGCTTGATTATTATTTTCCTGAATCATCCTCGGTGATGGCAAAGTATCTACAGGCCAAGCATCGAAGGGTACAGGTGAAATGGGCCGCCCTGCTTCATGATGTGGGTAAGCCCTTTACCTACGGGATTAACGAGAAGAAGGGCGGACGGATCACCTTTTATAATCACGACCTGCGCGGTGCGGACATCCTCACTGAGATCGCCCGGCGGCTCCGTTGGGCCAAAGAAGATACTGCGCTGGTCGCTCGGTTAATTGGCGGACATATGCGCCCATTTTTCCTTGCCAATAATCAACGGCAGGGTACATTAACCCTGAAGGCATGCCTTCGTTTGGTCCGAAAAATCGGAGAACATCTGCCGGGTTTGTTTCTGGTCGCCATGTCCGATGCCTTGGCTGGCAAAGGGGAGGCCAGCCCTGATGATATCGAGCAGGAGGTCGCCGGGCTCTTTGACCGATTGCTTCAGGTGGAGGAAAAGCATGTGACTCCGGTGCGGACGGCTCCGCCCCTGATTACGGGCAGAGATTTGATCGAAGAACTCCGCCTCACCCCCGGCCCTCTGTTTCGTGAAATTCTGGAGCAGGTAGAAGAAGCCCATATGGAACATCGGATCAGCACCCGTGCCGAGGCCCTAGCTTTGGCGGCCTCGGCAGCGGAAAAAAAGAACGAAAAACCTGAACATTCATCTTGA
- a CDS encoding radical SAM protein, translated as MKLTLIKPNIGRREHSLYVDEGRMEPLMLAVLAGLTPPDVEVVLYDERMEEIPFDEVTDLVAITVETFTARRSYEIATEYRKRGIPVILGGMHPTLLPEEAALYGDSVLVGDAETIWGQIIDHARQGRLQAVYRAPPGVAQLGRTLPRRDILQNKDYLPLTLMQFSRGCRFACDFCAVSCYFKRQHYIRRIDEVIREISEQERKFIFFVDDNIASDKKMLKELCRELIPLRISWISQASLDAVRDPELMRLMADSGCMGNVIGFESITSASLGDANKSPNLSGFSGYEQEIKLLREHGMQTWAAFTLGYDHDTVDSIRATMDFAIKNKFTFAAFNILMPYPGTPMYARLKRQGRLLYDGNWWLHPEYRFNHAAFTPARMSPEALTQACHEARSRFSSIPSLIYRFSDIKTNLRSLRRAAAYWQYTTLFRKEVHKKHGMRFGLE; from the coding sequence GTGAAGCTCACCTTGATTAAACCGAATATCGGGCGGCGTGAACACAGCCTGTACGTGGACGAAGGGCGGATGGAGCCGCTGATGCTGGCTGTGCTGGCCGGGCTGACCCCGCCGGATGTGGAGGTCGTGCTCTATGATGAGCGGATGGAGGAGATTCCCTTTGATGAGGTCACCGATCTGGTCGCCATCACAGTGGAGACCTTTACCGCCCGCCGGTCCTATGAAATCGCGACAGAGTACCGCAAACGCGGGATCCCGGTAATCCTCGGTGGCATGCATCCTACTTTGTTGCCGGAAGAGGCCGCATTGTACGGGGACAGTGTCCTGGTCGGAGATGCGGAAACCATCTGGGGGCAGATTATTGACCATGCTCGGCAGGGGAGGCTGCAGGCAGTTTATCGGGCACCACCCGGCGTTGCCCAGCTGGGCCGCACCCTGCCTCGCCGCGATATCCTCCAGAATAAGGATTATCTGCCCCTCACCCTGATGCAGTTTTCTCGGGGCTGTCGCTTTGCCTGCGATTTCTGTGCGGTCAGCTGCTACTTTAAGCGACAGCATTATATCCGCCGCATTGACGAGGTTATCCGGGAAATTAGCGAACAGGAGCGGAAGTTTATCTTCTTTGTTGATGACAATATCGCCTCGGATAAAAAGATGCTCAAGGAGTTATGCCGGGAGTTGATCCCCCTGCGGATCTCCTGGATCAGTCAGGCCAGTCTGGATGCTGTCCGGGATCCAGAACTCATGCGCCTGATGGCGGACAGCGGCTGTATGGGTAATGTGATCGGCTTTGAGTCCATCACCTCGGCAAGCCTGGGGGATGCGAACAAGTCACCCAACCTTTCCGGATTTTCCGGCTATGAGCAGGAGATTAAACTCCTGCGTGAACACGGCATGCAGACCTGGGCCGCCTTCACTCTGGGCTATGACCATGATACTGTTGACTCCATCCGTGCCACTATGGACTTTGCCATCAAGAATAAATTCACCTTTGCCGCCTTTAACATCCTGATGCCTTATCCCGGCACGCCCATGTATGCGCGGCTGAAACGGCAGGGACGGCTGCTCTATGACGGGAACTGGTGGCTGCACCCGGAATATCGCTTCAACCATGCCGCTTTTACCCCGGCAAGGATGTCCCCGGAGGCCCTTACCCAGGCTTGCCATGAGGCAAGATCCCGCTTTAGCAGCATTCCCTCCTTGATCTATCGTTTTTCGGACATCAAGACGAATCTGCGTTCCCTGCGCCGGGCCGCAGCCTATTGGCAGTACACCACTCTGTTCAGGAAGGAGGTGCATAAGAAGCACGGGATGCGTTTTGGGTTGGAGTGA
- a CDS encoding radical SAM protein encodes MRLERLTLLRPNMGDFRAGDGLPPLSLAILAARTPSEVEISLYDDRIEEIPKDDQPDLVAMTVETFTARRAYALADRYRAQGVPVVMGGFHPTFLPDEALNHADAVVTGDAEGSWEELLADFQEGRLKRRYSGGNARSLDDFVLDRSIFQGKKYPPVEVIQYGRGCRFSCDFCSIHAFYQDNRRVRSVDNVLDELRKLRSKKLFFFVDDNLFASGETLEALLVAVRPLQLKWACQISIDAARDERLLDRMAEAGCMSVLIGFESLSPANLRQMGKSWNQAVDGSSGYAGVVHKFHQRGMAVYGTFVFGYDDDTLETIRKTVEFALEAGLEVANFNPLTPTPGTPLYEWLEREQRLLSPRWWLDPDYRYGDPIFIPKQMDPAEFAEQCFQARKTFYSWPNIARRVVLPDAGFSWFRSGMVGLVNIVSRREIFRKQYKKLGN; translated from the coding sequence ATGAGGCTTGAACGCCTGACTCTGCTGCGCCCGAATATGGGTGATTTCCGAGCCGGTGACGGCTTGCCACCCCTGTCCCTGGCCATCCTGGCGGCCCGGACCCCTTCGGAGGTGGAGATCAGCTTGTACGATGATCGGATTGAAGAAATTCCAAAAGACGATCAGCCTGACCTCGTTGCCATGACCGTGGAGACCTTTACGGCCCGTCGGGCCTATGCCCTTGCCGACCGATACCGGGCCCAGGGCGTTCCGGTGGTCATGGGCGGGTTTCATCCCACTTTTTTGCCTGACGAGGCCCTGAACCATGCCGATGCCGTGGTGACAGGCGATGCGGAGGGGAGCTGGGAAGAGTTGCTGGCGGATTTTCAGGAAGGACGGCTGAAGAGGCGCTACAGCGGTGGCAATGCCCGTTCCCTGGATGATTTTGTTCTGGATCGGAGCATCTTTCAGGGCAAGAAATACCCGCCGGTGGAGGTGATTCAGTACGGGCGGGGTTGTCGTTTTTCCTGTGATTTTTGTTCTATCCATGCTTTTTATCAAGATAATCGTCGGGTTCGCTCCGTCGATAATGTTCTTGATGAACTGCGGAAATTACGTTCCAAGAAGCTCTTTTTCTTTGTTGATGACAATCTCTTCGCCTCCGGGGAGACCTTGGAGGCATTGCTCGTCGCTGTTCGCCCATTGCAATTGAAATGGGCCTGCCAAATCAGCATTGATGCGGCCCGTGATGAGAGGCTGCTGGACCGGATGGCCGAGGCAGGCTGCATGTCGGTCCTGATCGGTTTTGAATCCCTTTCCCCTGCTAATCTGCGCCAAATGGGCAAGTCGTGGAATCAGGCGGTCGATGGTTCAAGCGGATATGCGGGCGTTGTGCATAAATTTCATCAACGGGGCATGGCGGTCTACGGCACCTTTGTTTTTGGTTATGACGACGACACCCTGGAAACCATTCGCAAGACCGTGGAGTTCGCTCTGGAGGCAGGCTTGGAGGTCGCCAACTTCAACCCACTTACACCGACACCCGGTACGCCCCTGTATGAGTGGCTGGAGCGGGAACAACGGCTGCTCTCCCCGCGATGGTGGCTGGATCCTGACTACCGTTACGGCGATCCCATCTTTATTCCGAAACAGATGGACCCCGCAGAGTTTGCCGAGCAATGTTTTCAGGCCCGCAAGACCTTTTATTCCTGGCCTAATATCGCTCGGCGGGTGGTGCTCCCCGATGCTGGTTTCTCCTGGTTTCGCTCAGGCATGGTCGGTTTGGTCAATATCGTTTCCCGGCGGGAGATTTTCCGCAAGCAGTATAAAAAATTAGGAAATTGA